In Triticum aestivum cultivar Chinese Spring chromosome 5B, IWGSC CS RefSeq v2.1, whole genome shotgun sequence, the following proteins share a genomic window:
- the LOC123115474 gene encoding uncharacterized protein, which translates to MEAARVFLPLPRRPPVLLPLPPRAPLLLAARLPPRAMTDQEHEEVVRWLARIYGWLKKGKKLAKGMSRFTASSPSRISRTPSFPDLRDLIERLARRADAVTLAALLGAALLLYIIRRSGADADEEEEEEGIVLTARLPPSARRRLVLMTLPLVPRGPGARRPPWAWSLRFVGHAAAAVHPQRLIFPARHGRTEQIRFLAGSHGVPQHRPIFAGSLGRTAPSSAASWQGALAAPHPAAPMLTSSFPPPATR; encoded by the exons ATGGAAGCGGCACGCGTATTCCTCCCCCTTCCACGCCGCCCACCGGTACTCTTGCCTCTTCCTCCCCGCGCCCCGCTCCTTCTTGCGGCCAGGCTCCCGCCGCGTGCCATGACGGACCAGGAGCACGAGGAGGTGGTCAGGTGGCTGGCGAGGATCTACGGCTGGCTCAAGAAGGGGAAGAAGCTGGCAAAGGGCATGAGTCGCTTCACGGCCAGCTCTCCGTCGAGAATCAGTCGCACCCCGTCCTTCCCCGACCTGCGGGACTTGATCGAGCGGCTGGCTCGGAGGGCCGACGCCGTCACGCTAGCAGCACTACTCGGGGCGGCGCTGCTGCTCTACATTATCAGGAGGTCGGGCGCCgacgccgacgaggaggaggaggaggaggggatcgtcCTCACCGCGCGCCTTCCGCCATCGGCCCGGCGGCGCCTGGTCCTCATGACCCTGCCCTTGGTGCCCCGCGGACCCGGAGCACGGCGACCTCCGTGGGCGTGGAGCCTGCGCTTCGTCGGGCACGCTGCCGCAGCAGTACACCCACAG CGTCTCATCTTCCCAGCGAGACATGGCCGCACCGAGCAGATCCGCTTCTTGGCAGGGAGCCATGGCGTCCCCCAGCATCGCCCCATCTTCGCAGGGAGCCTTGGCCGCACCGCACCCAGCAGCGCCGCTTCTTGGCAGGGAGCCTTGGCCGCACCGCACCCAGCAGCGCCTATGctcacctcctccttccccccaccAGCAACGCG GTAG